The sequence below is a genomic window from Synechococcus sp. PCC 7335.
CGACGGCCTTAGCGGTAGGAGAAAGGGCGATCACACCCATCATAGCAAGACCAAAAGCGTTGAGTAGTTGACGGCTGATCGGTTGCATAACTTAGTTCCTTAAATCAAGTCGGTGATTAACTTCATTGATTTGAGAATGCCACCAGCTTGATTGTGTTGCCTGAGCCTACCTTAAAAGCTAAATAAGCCCTACTGACGGCTTTTCACCAGCTATGCATAGGCAGCCATCAGCTGCTACTCAGAAAGCCCTGGGCCTTCATTCTGTGTAGACGGTTTTAGGGCATCTGCTTGTTCGCCTTCTAAGGGAGCTGCTTCTGATGGTTGATCTTCGCCCTCTACCGCTTCTGTTTCTTGGTTTAGCCGTTCTCTTTGTAGTTCTTGAAAGTTTCGAGTGACGTCATCTATCTCTACGACTTCGTCCTCTGCAACGCCACCCGGGCGCTCTTGTACCGTGGTAAAAACAAAATCGACGGCGCTAGCAGGAGGTGCGATCGCCAATCCACTGACCGTCATCAAGACAAAAGACCTAAACAGTTGATGCATACTGTGCCTCATCGCTAAAGTTCCTTTCAGAAGTCTGGTCCTTAATTCACTTCACGATGCCGATCGTTCCTTACTAAAAGATGAGGGGATCGCTAGATCTACACAAAAATACATGGATCATTACAGTCGTCAGACACTCAATGTTGCCTACGTTGTTTCTACCAAAATTACCCCCGCTGCTAGTTCTCTTTGGTCAGAGACCACATCGTCTCGTTTTTGTTGAATACTAATCAGCTTTACTTCTAGCTCTCTATTCACTTTGTTTAGCTGCCCTTGCGTTGCAGGAATGATGCGAGTTTTTCCAGATTGCTTGAATCTCTCTATCCGAGCGGCCAGTTCATGCTGTTTTCTTTCTGCGAAGGCACGGGCACTTTTTTCTTGAATGTCGCAGCGGCTGTCGTTTTCTTCGTAAAAGTCCTCTAGCGCTTTCCCAAAGGAGTCTTCTAAATCCTCTCTGCAGCGAGCTTGTGCTTCTATAACGCTGTTAATATCTTGGATGAAGCTGCTTGCGTTGGGTTTGATCTGACCAACTCGCACCAGCGTTGAAAGGACAGACTCTGAGACCTGAGCGTCTAGCAGTTGATTATTCCCTACATTGATTAGCTTATAGGCAATTTGACTCTCTGTTCTAAGTCCTGTAAACGTCCACAGGTAAACGGCGTAAGCATAGAGACCAGCTTCCAGGTTGCTTTGTTCAGGAGTGGTGTGGATAGCGGAGACGGGATGAAGCGTTTGAGCGGCCGTGGCGTAGCGATCGCGTATCCATAGGATTAGAGGGTGAGTTGAGTCTAGTAGCTCGTTACGCTTGCCCATACTGCCCTTTATCTTAGGATCGAAAAAGCAGCTTACGGGCCCGCTGGACTTATGGAGTTGCGTAGGCGTGGCACAGCGATTTTGAGATATAAAAAACTGCAGATCGACCTTAGCTTTCTCGGATAGTGTGATATCAAACAAGCTAGAGTCTTGCTGCAAAGTGATGACTGTTCCTGGGTAGTACCGGGAAAAACAGTCTTGGACAAAGGCATAGACCTCATCAGGCTGTAGCCATCTGCCTTTCGCCTTGCTCTCCTCAATCGCCTCTAGAATATGGTCAGAAAAGGCCAGCATATTTACAGCTTCCTTTTCTAGATTATCTTGAAGGAGCCGTTTATTCTCTAGCGCTGTCGCCGTTTGCTCAATTCTAAGTCGTTCTTCTTCAGGGGTAAGGGTTTCTTCAAACAGCTCTAGCATCAGGTTTTCCGTCATCTCACCTAAGATGCTTTCAATATCGCCTACGCTTTCTTCAAAAATGCGAATTCGCTTATATAGCCGCTCTAAGATCTCAGCTTCAACCGTGTCTTTCAGGCTAAAGTTTACTATCGAAATTCGCTCGGCTTTTTGATTGAGTCTGTCTAGTCGGCCAATCCGCTGCTCTACCCGCATCGGATTCCAGGGCAGATCGTAGTTCACCAAAAAACGACAGTGCTGTAAGTCAATACCCTCGCTGCCTACTTCAGATGATAGCAGCACCGAAGGTCCCTCCGGTTGGCGAAATTGCTGAACGACTTCCCACTTGCGATCGCCCATATCACCCATGATTAGGCCCGTTGAAATGCCTGCTGCGTTCAGCCGACGCGCTAAATATTTCAACGTACCTCGAAAATAAGCAAAGATTACAAACTTTTGGGCCGAATCTTTTGCTAATTCACTGTCTAAAAAATCTTTAAGCTTGTTGTACTTACTGTCTTGCGCTTCTAAATCTAGGATACTTACTCGGTTAAAGCAAAGTGAGACAGTCGAAGAATTTTGTATTTCAGCGGCTTTGTGTAGCCGAGAAGCAATCCCCATATCTTCCCAAAGAGATTCTTCTACCAGACCTTTGAGGCTGTGATCCGCTCGCCAGGTTTCTAGTGCGGCTACCATACAGCTTGCCATCTGCCGCTGACGAGCAATTAAGCTCAATAGCGACACTCCTTTCTTGCCTTTGGTTTGACTGCGGATTGCTTCGGTCACTTCATCGTAGAATTTTCGCTCTAGCGGTGAAAACTCGACGGTCAGCGTTTGAGGATCGCGCTTGACCCTATTGGGTAAAACGTCTCGCTTACGGCTGCGAGTAATATATTGTCCTAGCAGAGAAGATTTTTCTAGCTTGTAGCCTAGCTCTACTCGATCCGATTCTTCCAGCTTTACTGTGTCTGTGAGCGATTGTTCTAATTTCTCTTTGACCTGATTCAGCAGATAGCTATCTTTGAAATAGTGAGATTCTAATGCTTTATTGACAGCATCTCTTGCTTTCTTCGGCTCTGGTGGGCTAGCCCATAGATATCTCAGGGCCCTCATAACTGGCTGATTAGCACCTAACATGGTGCTGAAAATGTCTTCACTAAAAAAGTCGTCTGGACTAATCAGCCGTAGCAGTTGAAATAGATTGGAGTTGTCAATCTGGACAGGGGTGGCTGTGAGCAGCAGTAGATAGCGCGAAGCATCACGGATAAGCCGACCGACCAGATTGCTAGCAGTCGCTGCGTTTCTTAGATAGTGAGCTTCGTCAATGACAGCGAGATCAAACAAACCAAACTCATCATTGGCAGGGTTGGCGTCTAGCAATCGGGCTAATTCGGCTCGGGTATTTTTGGTGTTGATATCTTCCCAATTGCCGCTAGGTCGTAAGCCTTCTAGACTAGCAATACAGGCAAACGACTGATTTTGCTGGCTTTCCAAGCAAAGTTTAGTACGCCCCAGTAAGTCTTTCGCATCGACAATCTCGGCAAAAATATTGAACCGCTGGGCAAGATCGTCTTTCCACTTTTGACGCAGCATCGCCGGGCAGACAATCAGTATCCGTCTGGCATCAGCGCGGGTCTGAAGTTCTTTCCAAATGTACATCGCTTCAATGGTCTTGCCCAGCCCCACTTCATCGGCAATCAAAAGTCTACCGACTGGAGAATCTAGAAGCTTTAGAACGGGTTTGAACTG
It includes:
- a CDS encoding SNF2-related protein, with amino-acid sequence MIKSSRSVNDWDPKQPDQDVRIKANPGRRGKTTGKVRQAGTRTLVEIRFGPAERIFKPKNLLELCSEDESVEELLKQGRFGGPADLRRILTFEKIKGELTNVFYSMESSQTDFYAHQFKPVLKLLDSPVGRLLIADEVGLGKTIEAMYIWKELQTRADARRILIVCPAMLRQKWKDDLAQRFNIFAEIVDAKDLLGRTKLCLESQQNQSFACIASLEGLRPSGNWEDINTKNTRAELARLLDANPANDEFGLFDLAVIDEAHYLRNAATASNLVGRLIRDASRYLLLLTATPVQIDNSNLFQLLRLISPDDFFSEDIFSTMLGANQPVMRALRYLWASPPEPKKARDAVNKALESHYFKDSYLLNQVKEKLEQSLTDTVKLEESDRVELGYKLEKSSLLGQYITRSRKRDVLPNRVKRDPQTLTVEFSPLERKFYDEVTEAIRSQTKGKKGVSLLSLIARQRQMASCMVAALETWRADHSLKGLVEESLWEDMGIASRLHKAAEIQNSSTVSLCFNRVSILDLEAQDSKYNKLKDFLDSELAKDSAQKFVIFAYFRGTLKYLARRLNAAGISTGLIMGDMGDRKWEVVQQFRQPEGPSVLLSSEVGSEGIDLQHCRFLVNYDLPWNPMRVEQRIGRLDRLNQKAERISIVNFSLKDTVEAEILERLYKRIRIFEESVGDIESILGEMTENLMLELFEETLTPEEERLRIEQTATALENKRLLQDNLEKEAVNMLAFSDHILEAIEESKAKGRWLQPDEVYAFVQDCFSRYYPGTVITLQQDSSLFDITLSEKAKVDLQFFISQNRCATPTQLHKSSGPVSCFFDPKIKGSMGKRNELLDSTHPLILWIRDRYATAAQTLHPVSAIHTTPEQSNLEAGLYAYAVYLWTFTGLRTESQIAYKLINVGNNQLLDAQVSESVLSTLVRVGQIKPNASSFIQDINSVIEAQARCREDLEDSFGKALEDFYEENDSRCDIQEKSARAFAERKQHELAARIERFKQSGKTRIIPATQGQLNKVNRELEVKLISIQQKRDDVVSDQRELAAGVILVETT